tttcttatcattcatttttataagcgatacaAATAATTACAAGCATTATAAGtaatcttttttgaaaaatattttttgaatcattcatTTACCTCCAAATAGGAGGACAATGAAATAATATTCAGCCGAAGAAAATGGATAATTGGGCCCATTTTTCGTTGGCCCAAAAATTCTTGGGCATAATTAAACCTTCGTCCCTCAGCCGAACGAAAGAAAGTCTCATTTTTCAGTCGACCTGGAGAGCATTTTTGGTTCTGAATTGAGCTCAAACCTTCGTTTTCGCCCTAATTCATcttcgatcgatcgatcgactGGTGAGGTCTTCAGGGAGCTTCTGTGAACGTTTTTCACTACTAATCGTTACGCCGCTGCTTCTGTTCTTCAGTTTGATAtctattttgcttttttaagcTAGTTTTCGTTGATGTCGCGACTGTTTCTTGCTGATTAGATCGTCTTTGACCTGGGGCCGGATGGTTTCTAGCTCGGGTAGCAAGAAAATATTGGAGATCTCTCGTGGTGATCGAGATAGATAGTAGTGTAAGAAGGTGAGATGAAGATTTCAGAAATGTTGTGCCGTAGGTGTGTTCGAGCCGTAATTGCTGATGGGTGTCCGTGGAATTACTTCTGTTGGACGTGCTTGTTTGTCTAAATGGCGGTGCTTTCTTTGAACTGGAGATTATTTTGTGCTTGAGTCAGAAATTGGGGATGCGAGCAATTTGAGCATGGACCCATCTTCTCCAATTGGAAAGAGAGATGTGCTTCATTCCTTTTATCCATGTTAATATGCATGCGATTGTTCAAAACAAAGTTGAACACAAtcttttgttaaatttataGGATCTTTACGATCCTTGATGACCTCACGAAATTTCGTAATTGTATACTTTTTTCGCTTGAGTTGCTAAGTTCTTATGTGACATGTGTGAGATTTGATTCCATGTTCATTGATATGTAGTCCCTTATTGATTGATGGGAGAGCTTGCTGGTGATAAACATGTCGAGTGCATATTGTCTGATGAAAAGATAGGGATGAAATTTTAACAAttctcttcttgttctcttGTCCACTTCCTGCCAGTTACTGACAATGACTCGGTTTATCTGGATCTACTATTCAGCATTTTGGAGTTTTACCGATTTGAGCTTTTGGGTTGATATTGCACTCAGAAAAAGGATAGTTTTTAGTAGGTGGTTTTGGAGCGCTAGAGATTGAATGGAGCATATTGGGGATTGACCATTCTAGATCTTCTTGGAAAACTTGGCAGTGTGGATTCAAATGAAGTTGTTTCTTGGATCCCGCAATGCCAGCATGGGTCTCGTTTGTATTTATTTGTCTCTCAacttcttttttgcaatttacccACGAAAAACATGCAGTTAACAGAACCTCCACTCCACATTCAATCGAATATTTCTTATTTGACGGTATGATTAAGATTTTAGCTTGGGATTAACAATTCCATCCGTTACAATAATGACTGCGCCTTAGAAGTGATTAGtgttgctttatttattttcgaaactTCACTCTAAAGAACAAAATGTGAATTTCACTTACGGTTGCTTGTGCTGGTGGATTTGGTGGAGACATTATAGACATCTTCTGTGTGACAGATTGTGTCCTTTGGAATAAAGGGTCCTAGATTTGCAAACTCTTACCATCGATGCAAGTTTCTTGgtgttatttttatgtttttaagtTTTCAACATCACGAGTGGCAAACTTTCCTTAGGCTAGCCAGACATTGATGAGGGGGGCTTTCTATATGGAGATTGAAGTTGCTACTGTCGGATAATCCCCGGTGTCAAATGTTCTACATTGTTGTGCCTGAACCTTGATTCAGACATCAGAGCAGTGTGAAACGAAGATGGATATTTCTCTGGGGATACATGGGGAGAAGTTTATACTCGGTGTCTTGTCCTCATCTTGgatcaattataatttttgtgctTCTTGAGGATGTTTCTTAAACTATTGACATCCCTTCAATCCTTTTTTCCCTTCGAAGGTTCTCTTATTGTGCTATATGCTGTCTTGCGATACTAAAACGGTTGGATTCGATAAATGTGAAGAATGCTGTCAGATATATAGTGAGTTGCAAAACTCTCGATGGTGGGTTTGGTTGCAATCCCGGTGCAGGGTCTCACCTGAAATGATACCATCGCAAACAGCCTTCGCTTCCATCTTGATGGTTAATCACTGTGTGCATCACTGATGTCTATCTAAGATATCCTAAGACAACGCACTAATGTCCTTGCTCTCTTTACTAATCTAGCTGGTAGTACTTAACAGTTGGAGAAAACCATCTGCTCTATCTATATCTACAAGGAACTATTTGTCACCAAAATGCCAActaaaacattccagatctcgCCGTACTATAATAAAAGGTAAAGAAACTTCAGAGTTgcctaaaatattattaagctACGATCTTCACAAGACAATGATCTCCTTTGGATCGGTAAGACTATAGTCTCGTATAAATTGAATACAGTATAATCTTGGCGATATATTTTGAGAATGTAAACTCGACCTTAAGGCATACTTACTGAATTTCATAAATCATcagttttgaataatttttctttccaattccCAGGATCCTACAATGTGCAGTTCTAGAAGTCTATATTCGGGGACATAGCAGGTTCACAATTGATTGCAAGTATTCTAATCTGAAAAACCTCCGGACTTAGTAAAGTAGTAATCACGAGATTAACAGAACCGCTGAATCCTAGAATGCTTTGCTAACTGAGCAAGTAAGCACACTTCAAACGCGTGAAACCCGCAATGAGCAACAATCGAAAAATGCATTCTCATAAGCAGCCACGAAGGGCCTCAATTGCAGTTCTTTCCTCTCCTAGCTAAGCAATAACGAAAGTTTCTCCAGTCCACCGTCCCACCCTTGAATAATATAGAGCAAATCTAGCAACCCAACCAAATCTAGCAAATATGTCATAACCTCATGCTGAGCTCTTTCGCTGGTTTCTAATTTCTGATTGGTGCATAGTAAGTCATGTATCTGCTTAATACATGGGGTCTTCTAATTGTGCTCCAATGAACACATCCAAAGGATAAAATTGAGTCGCCACAGTTTTGAGACATTCCTTAGGACTCATCCTGAACGTGTGAAAGTAGGGAGGAATTGATGATTTCCAGTGGAGAATTAGGCATAAAACAATGAAGCGCCAAACAAGTAAATTAAGAAGCACAAGAGCCTGACCAAGCACCTTGCCACAAGTtactcacttttctctcttctttcaatTCAAATAAGAAGATATTTGCAAAACGGAGAACTGGAACGTGGGAGTAATCCTGAAGTGACAAGATTTGGTGTTCCTGCTTAAATAGATGACAAAGCCGTGTGTATCTTGTCTAGCCAATTGTCTAGTCGGCCACATAGCAAATTTGACATACGGAATGCCCAACCATATGCAGCAGACCTCAAACCAATGGAAACCACAACtgtccaaaatttgaaaaaagaaaaaaatggatatCCCATTTTAATTCTGCACGATGAACCAAGAAGAGAAGCACCGTTTGCTTCATTTTCAATCATCAAGAGCTCCTTGCAGGTGATAAACAGACAGTGGACACTCATTAAAACGACGATTATCCAAACCTTAGAATATACTTATAGATAAACTCTTCACGAGAAGATGCCCAACATCCTCTGCACATGATTACACTCAATCGAGCAGTCCACAAAAGCATAGCAACATAACTAGACTAGGTATTCAAACAGTCAGACAAATGCAAGAAAGCAGACCCTTATACAAATATTACCATATGAAGCTCGAGCTCATGCTCTACGCAAAGATAAATCACACGATTACATTAACTAAACACCAACTGCcactctgaccaaaaaaaaaaaaaaaaaaaaaagaaacacaccAACTGCCACACCATTCTTACCTGTTATTTAGCGATTAGCTAGTGATCCAGAGCTTGAGTTCAAGCCCATGACTCCTGCCACTGATGAAGTTATAATGAATGCACTAAATTCCTGCAGCTGTGCGgtactgaagaagaaaatgtgcaCGAGAGTGAAAAGTGGCATTGGAGAAGGACTTGAAGCTCACGGACATGGAACTTGAAGCTCGCAGAGCTCACGGACGATGGAACCTGGGAAAAGAGAGACGACAGCGAACGACAGACTTAAGCTTGCAAGGAGCGAGCGAGGATTGGGCGTGGAGTCACTGTGGAGCGAGCGACAGCGATTTGCTTGAGCAGcgggagaaaggaagaagaactcTAATCCCAATTCGACTCGCAATTTGAGACTGACTTAGCTACCTCGGTCCTAAAATCCACTTCAGGCaatttttcccctcttttctttttttctgttcttttttcttttgctctctctcttccgttcaTTTTCCTGgttctcttgctttttttttttgaagttctctcctctttcttcttccttgttgttTTGCCTACTCtgtcttctcttccttttccttctctttattttcctgaTTCTgcagaaagaaataataaaatgagtTGAGGTCTCTTGGGCCTAAAAATTTCTCTTAAGAAAGGCCCCTTCGTTATGGACGGTGAGGGATGTAAGATACCCAACGTCACCACCGAAGAGGACACACAACATATGGAGATTCCCAGTAAGATGGGCaattttaataagatttttCTTGGTTGCGCGTTTTAGAATCAGTTCATTGTCTCTCTTCACTAGACTAAAGTAGAAATAGAAAGCAAGcaaagcagaagaaaaaaagtatgaTCTATGAATGGAAAGAAGGCGCACCGTTTTCTGCAGAGAATCCCCTGTTTCTGTTTCAGAGTCCACTGTTTCAGTTTCAGAGTTCCACGCTTGCTCTGCTCCATTCAGAATCTTCTTTCTGTAAGACTTCCAGTTGTAACTATAGCAACCACCGTTAGTACGACAGTCGGGTAACTCCCTGCTACCTATTATGAGTATCCTGCAATTATCTGGTATTTTTGAGCTTGATGGATCAAGAATCCTTCCCACTGATTTGCAGTTATCAATATTCAACCACTGCAAGAACTCTAATTCATCAATGCCCTCGACAACCTGCAGGCTCGGGCACCGGTGAATCTTTAACCACTTCAAGTTCTTCGAGTTTGACAAACCGCCTAAGCTTTTTAACGAAAAGCACTTTTTTACATACATTTCTTCCAATGATTCGAACGGAGTAACAAATTGAATATCCTGTACCTCGTGGAACCCTGACAAAATAAATTGTACAAGCGTCTTTTGGGAGCTTGGGAAAAGTATCACTCCCCTCCAATGATCAATCAACTCGGGAGCTTGTAGTCCATTGCACCCCGGCTCCTCCGGCTGACAAACCAAACTCTCGGAAGATCTGCGGTCCTGAATACGTGATCTTTCTGACGATTCTAAGACATCGAGAGATTGAACATCAAGTTGCTCGGACACCTTGTTTTCTTTCGATTTTCCCAAACTTGTTGGAAGGAATGGAGTCTCCTTTTCCGATGGAGGAAGCCCATCGAGGTGTACTTGTTTCCCTCCAGTTTCGTAGAGCTTTAAAACTATCAAATTTGACGGGAGGTGTTTGAAAGTTGGCAAGTCTTGTCCCTGTAGAGTAAGTTCTTTCAGCAGAGAAAGGGAACCCAACTCTGTAGTTGGCGCGCGAACATTTGTAAAGCAGACGAGCAGCTTGCTCAATTTGGTTAAACTCCCAATCCACCCCAAGTCGCCAGTTTGGGTTTGGTCTCTATCTTCATATTCATCTTTCGTCTTCTCTATCTTCATAGGGTCTATCTTATCTCTTCATAGCTTTCTATCTTCATCATAGGTCAGGTGTCTATGTTGCCGCATCCGTCTATGACGCCCCATGTATCTTCATAGCCATCAGATAGGAGCAGTTCAACTATATTAGTAAGGTATGAGAGGTTAGGGACAGTTTGCAGGGAATAAGAACTAAGCCATAAAGTGGTCAAACTTATGGGGAGCTTTGGCAACTCTTGTATCTCATGACAATGATCCATATGCAGTGTTTGGAGTTGACGAAACTTGCTCATTGTACTGGGCATTTCCACAATTGGGGTGCCTATTACACTGAGAGACGACAAGTTTGATAGTTCACCAATGGTATCCggtaatttcataatttttgtgaCTGATACATCCAGCTCCGTTAACgactttattttcaaaactgaGGCGGGGAGTTCAATCAACCTGACACATCGACTAAGACAGAGGCACTGCAAATTTTGTAACTCTCCAATTTGTTTAGGCAATTTTTCAATTGACCGACAATGCTCAAAACTCAAGTCAGTCAGCCACCTCAGTTTCCCAATAGAACGatcaattttcattaaaaatttaaaagactCAATAGTCAACTTCTTTAAATTTGAGTACTCGGGAAAGGTTGGTGTCTCACTTATCAAAGCATTACACTGAATAGTGAGAACCGTCAATTTCCTTGCCCCCTACAAAAGCCAATAAAACAGTAAGACATACAAGAAATAAATATGGATTTAGGTTACCAATGAGAAAATTAGATAATAAACCCGTCAAATTCTGTCCTTCATTGAATGAGAAAATTAGACTAAGGGGGAAACCGGCATACCTTGATTAGGCTATCTAACACATCTTTTGTGATTTCAATCCCATTAAGATTCGCCACAACCACGTTTTCTAGATGCAAGAAATTGGTTGCCTCCAAATGTTGATTACAAGATCCGATCGTACTATTATATAAAAGTAATTCAAACGGATCCATTTCAACTCAGAAAGACAGCCCGTAAAGTCACCTCGGTAGGTTACATTAGGCAATGAAAGAAACCGCATACGTGGAAACCGTTTAATTTGCTCCGAAGTGACAGTCCAAGGAGGAGGAAAATAACTCCATGGCAAATGGAGTGCTTGAACGCTTTCTTTGATCTGCCAATTCgtagaagagaagagaaaatgaaacaaaagagtagCTCTCAAATCAAAAAGTGAATATTGAATTAAAAGAGGTATAAGcaattttctattcaatttaGGCCATACTTTACCTCCGTTGATCTTAATTCGTGAATGATGTCGTCTCCATCCCACAATCTGGTACGCTCGTTTTTGGCAATTgcccttccaagatctctaaaCTGATCGTGCATCCAAAGGCTATTATTGTCTAACTCCTTTATCATGCATCTGTTAATGAGGACATCCATGGCATCCTCTGGGTACAAATTACAATCTTTCCACACGTACATTGGATTAGTCTTATTCTCACCAGCGAAATAGCATGCAATATCAAGGAATATCTGTTTTTCATTCTGATCTAAGGCATCATAGCTAATCTTTAGCTTTGCCAAGACATCCTTATGAGGTGTTTTCTTTAGCCTCTCTAGCCACTCTTCccatatctctctctttttcccaaaaagtgatGAACCAATTGCTTGAAGAGCTAAAGGTAGTCCACATGTAGTATCGACAATGCCCTTTGAAAAAGCACAATAATCAGCTGGAGGAGAGTCTTCATTGAAGGCATGCCTACTAAAAAGTTTAAGTGCATCTTCACCTTCCAACCCCATCATTTCATAATCCTTGAATCCATACTTAAGTTTCCTGTTAGTCAAAACGTTCTTGTCCCTAGTGGTAACGAGTATTCTACTACCTCGATGCAAAGATTTCTCTCCGATTAGTTGTAGGATCTGATTGACctcatcaacatcatccaatACAATTAGCACCTTCTTGTTGGAAATTGTTGCTTCAATCTTATCAATCCCTTTatcaatattattaaatttgtgAGCCACTCTAGAATAAGAGATATcagacaataatttttttgtagcTTGACTATGGTCTTGTTTTTTGCCGTTTCCCTCACGTCATCAAGAAAGCTGCAGTTTCTGCCAAATCGAGGACATAGTTCGTTGAAGATGGTCTTGGCGAGTGTTGTTTTACCGATACCGCCCATCCCGTAGATTCAATGAACcgcacatcaccagaatcaatGTCTAATAATTTCTTTATGTTTGCTATTTGATCTTCCATTCCAACGAAATCTCCGGTTACACGTCTCCGTTTTGTCTCGAGCTTGGCCACAACCTCGTCAACAATAGCCTGGATGAGTTTTAAATGGCTGCCACAAAGTTGAACAGTTTCAATTGAGCAAACGTGACAAATTTGCATATTGACCATCTACTAACCAACCGGGTGGGGACGCGATCAAGTTCAAAAATATAGAAGAGAAATGTTTGATCTTTATATCAGGTAGAAGAATTAgaatttctagcaaaaaaaaagggtagaagaatcaaaatataaaaatctaatGAATTAATGTACTGGAAtatttacttaaataaaaaaaatggcagcccgattatacaaaataattttcaatcatgGTTAGATTGTTACCTTGAATGTTTCTCCACCTCCCATCCCTTGATGCCACCAACTTCTACGAGAGACTCCCGCCACGTCTTTATATTCTCGGAGCTGAACTTACGCTCCCGATCCTCCATCTCTTGCTCCAAATTCGATATGACATCCTTGTATAACGGTGTTTGCAGCTTCACATCTTTGGGCTTCACGTCATAGAAGATGGGTAATATGACCTTCTCTTTCCCATCTTCTTTATGTTTAGAGGTGTTCTCCACCATTTTCGCAAGCTCGTCAAGGCACCAGTGACTTGAAGCGTAATCTttggagaagatgggtatgtaaAGCTTGCAATTGTCAATCACTTGCAGAAGGTTGCTAATTTTTTCACCGGGTTGAAGCCCTACGTCATCGATGAAAACACGAATCCCGGCATCAACCAAGGCTTCGTGGAGGATATTGGTGAATGGAAGACGAGTATCAGGCCCTCTAAAACTCAGGAAAACCTGGTATTCACCTCCTCACTGTCTCTGAGTTGCTGGTGCTAACAACGTCACTGAGTTCGTCATTTCATATTTGAAGATCCCATTTGCCATCCAAATCGCGGTCAACGCTCACTTCGACACGTAGTGATGCTGCGTGTCGGATCGAGCGACGGCGAGCCCGCGACGGCGAGAAACCGCCAGAGAAAGAGTAGAGATTGAGGCGCCAGAGAACGAGTCGAGTGAGGAAGGGCCAGTGATGCTGCGGGATCGGCGACGAGGCTGCAACTGCAAGTGAGGAAGGGCGAAGGCGAggcggagggaggaggagaaggatcgagaggaagaggagaggagggggGTTGTATGGAGGTCGTCCGGcgaggagatggagatggatcGAGAGGAAGACCGTGCAGCGAGGGGAAAAAGTTTCGGTAGTGCGGCGAGGGAAAAAAGTTTCGGCAGCTAGGGTTTTGGAAACTCAATGGGGTGACAGCCTGTCACGTGCgtgggggagggaaaaaagtgaaataaatttggggtggGGAAATAGTCTGACGTGGGAAggtagggaaaaaaattgaaataaatttagggGGGGGAATAGTCTCTCGTGGgggagggaggaaaaaaagtgaaataaatttgggagtGGGGGAAACTTTGTTTTAATcggataaaataaataaaaaatttaaaaaataaaaatactgaattttagatgataataaattttgatcattgtaaaaaaatcatagatttatttaaataagttgattctaattttcaatgaattaatttattaatattattagtgtaaattcattgtaggcttttttttaattaattattatgaatttaaatcaaattaaatataaatataaatatttatttaatatttaacgatGTGCATTAACGCGTAGAAattaacatttttgaaaaataacgtataacgtgtcgtgtcgcgtgtcgcgtgtcgcgtgtcgtcGGTGCTATATAGGTTTACAGTCAATCAAGTTAATgacttcaaaaaataaaaataaggaaaatgacaataatgGACACACACCTCTTTACACTCCCAATGTCCTTCGAGTTTCTTCCTTTGTCCTTTTCACTTTGtgcttttgaaaaagaaaaatacggTGGAGGACGATAATGGAGGTGCACCTTTTTGCATGCCCAATGTCTTTCGAGTTTCTCCTTTGTGCTTTTCACTTTGTCTTGATCTCTCCGCCTTGAAAACTTTACCTTCAATTATAACCAATTTCCTTTAACAACTCAATTATTGTCGTAAAATGTGCCTTTATATTAAAAGGTGAATGATCATTTATTTCCTACTAAAAACTATTAGAATGTGAGCATGGTGTAGTTAGTGCAGTTTGGATGTCAAATCAAGCCaaactttataaatatattttgagtTTTAGCACCTGGATGAAATAGGATCAGATGAGAATTATAGGCGCTCGGCCACTGTTCAAAATTGGTGAGAGGAAGTGCAGTGATGGCTTGTCAATGGCCATGATACCAGTCCATTGCGGTATTGCTTTGAgcacgaaagaaagaaagagaaaccaCGATGGTCCTGACCACAAGAGACGGCTTTTGCTCAGCTGAAGAAGAGAGAACGAGATTAATGATGGCCATTGCCGATAATGGGCCGAAAGGGCAGAAGACGAAGAAAGTTGCAAGGACGGTGTCTTTTCATGTTGGCCACTCATTGTTTCCTTACTTCTGCTTTATTTGGTTCCGCTGAATTTCCTCTTCAAGTACCAAGAGGAAGAGCTCTTAAAGTCATAGAGATTAGAGAGCTCTGAAGGCTGCACAGAGCATATCGAAAAGCGTGTCGAGAGGAACTCTCGATAACACCAAATATTTATGTTCTAAAGAGGGTTAAATCTTTAGTTAAGATTTGCCTCGTACTTTTAAGAGATTGGGAAATtttttcaagagaaattttgAAGGCTAAacattttatgaattattgagtATAACTaggatttgaaaaatatcaagAGCATTTAAATGGCTCAAGGATGATTGTAAATTTCGTCATatcttttaatttataattgaatcTTCTATTGCTCTCTCATAAATATAAGTCATAAATCAAATCACgtaaatttaatatttgattcatttctttgttttgtgcattttattcaatttttttccaaaaaggaATATGGTTTGAAGGAAAGTGAAACCCAACTAAAAGATATTCAATATGATCAGCATTACGGGGTATTGTTCTTTTATTGCCATTTTGTCCATTGAATCGCCGTGtgtacctttcactttccttccCTGTGGtcacatatattttatttatttagttttggACGCAACATATcaagaaaaccctaaatttgCAACTACAATCTTGATATATTAAATAAGTCTATTTTGCATTACTTGACATAGATTTTCATGATGTTTGTACATAGATTTTCACGACGTTTGTTAGcgatacatttttttaattatcatgtttaacataaatcattttcatatttcatctcttaataatttttcatgagaaattgaaaatcattaGGAATGTTATCcttcaaaatttgaagtaatGAAGCTCATATAGAGCTTAGCcgcaattatttattttttcgcttgttttatttataaatgtctTTTATGGCGTTATTGGTTGCTTTGACTTGTTGACTAAATCGGTGCACTGTACGAAGTCTTCGAGAGGATGACTTGTccacatttattttatttcattcatAACACTAGTATCCAAATCATTGGACTCAATTAACACCGATTTATAAACGCAAACCACTCCATCCACATACGTTAGATTAGTTCCATTCACAGGATGGCTAGCAAGACACTCTAGCAATGAGTAAGAGACACCATGATCAAATTTGAACAAAATATTGTTTCAAGAATAGCGTTCAAAATACACGTAATGCACTCATGAGGGTTTATAGGAACTCAACTCTGCACAACAATCCTTTCTATCACATGGCAATCGGATATCATAACTATGGTCATATTCGATGCACTACTTTGTTCAACTTAGCGACACCTTATGAAAACACTATGAAAATGTACATCCTATGATTTCAAGCCATTGCCTCAAACAATTGAAATACACGTGCATGATTACTTTTTAGTAAATTGGAAGATCACCATATTACAAAATCCCCAAAAGATGCCAAAATGCCATTCATCAAAATCACGGTTTTACCTTTTTATCAATCACGCATGTTCTGCGCAACTTTAATAAATCCAAAAGGTTTTAGGCATGTGAAAATTGATCCAAAAGGTTTTAGGCATGTGAAAATCGATGTTATCAAACGATTAGTTTTTGGACTTATTGCTTTGAGAGCTAAAGGTAGGCCATCTGCTATAGAGACAATGCCTTATGAAAGAATGTAGTAATTGATCAAAGGAGAGTTGTCATTGAAGGTGTTAGAGATAGTTAGATATCTTCCAGAGATATTTAGGAAATTCCCTTTgattttctatatctattttgattatgtATTTATGGCTTAATTTCCTTGGATAGTCATCTATtgaagcctataaataggctctcCATGTATTCTTTTCTATATATCCTAGCATACACaaattctcattttctctcttccaATTTTTAACATTTAACTCGGTATTAGAGCTGATGCACCGATGCTCCCTAAGCACTCTAATGCACATCGCACACCGCCACTCAACAATCAACGGCATCCCCATTGTGTGCACAAGTCTAATCTAGGGAAGCACTAAATTGAATCCATTCCTTGATGGCCATGTTTCGACGTCAACCGTACTGGCCGCGTTGCCCAATGGAGCCTTTATCACAAAAGTGGCTTTTCTTTCGATGGCAGCTGCATAAGCCACATCAATCAGTGGCAATTTTCCAAGCTAGTCATATGCCGCATCATTTAGTTACTATTTTGCAAGCTAGCCGCATCAATTCGCTCGTTGTTTTGATAAGCCAACACCACCATCTCGTTGTCCTCAAACTAACTAGATTTGAAAGTTATTTCAAACTCAAGCCTTATCACCATGAGTTTGATGGAGGATGTTAAAGATAGTTAAATATCTTCTAGAAACATTTAGATATTTCCTCCGATTCTTTATATCTAATTTGATAATGcatatataatttgttttcctttaatTTCCCTAGATAGTCATATATTAAGGTTTATAAATAGGCTCTCTATGtactattttatatatattataatacaTACAAATTCCTAATTTTCTCTATTCTGTTTTTCAACATTTAACTGAAAGCATGCCTACACAAAGGTTTAAGTGCCTCTTCATTGCTCAACCCAccaattctttttttgaatttttacttAAGCCCCTCGTATTTGGAATGCTACCGTCCCCAATGGCAACAACTAGTAGCAACAAGTATGCTGGTACGAGATACAAAGAATTCACTCTGATTAGTTTTTGGATATGGTTGTCTTCATCGACATCTTCTAATACAATTAGCATCTATCAATGTTTATCAATGTCACGACTCTAGAATATCAAATATcagataataatttttcttgcaacTGGACTAATAAGCCCTTAGTTACCCAGGTTTCCCTCATGTCATCAGAGCCGTAGTTTTTCCCAAAGCGAGGACGTAGTTCTCTATCCGAGTGTTCAGAGGAAATGCAATGATGGCCTGTCCATGGCGGTGATGCCATCACATCATGGTGTTGCTTTGAgcgaggaaagagagagaccgTGCTGGCCTTGACCTAAGAGACGACTTTGCTCAGCTGAAGAAAGGTAAAAGAGCGATTGATGATGGCCACGGCTGATATGAGACAAAGGGCGAAGGAAAACGACGAAGAAAGTTGCAATTAATGGGGTCTTTTAATGATGGCTCCTCaattgtttcctttcttcttctttatttgcttCTAGGGGAAAGCAAAAC
The window above is part of the Eucalyptus grandis isolate ANBG69807.140 chromosome 6, ASM1654582v1, whole genome shotgun sequence genome. Proteins encoded here:
- the LOC104453175 gene encoding uncharacterized protein LOC104453175, which codes for MKIEKTKDEYEDRDQTQTGDLGWIGSLTKLSKLLVCFTNVRAPTTELGSLSLLKELTLQGQDLPTFKHLPSNLIVLKLYETGGKQVHLDGLPPSEKETPFLPTSLGKSKENKVSEQLDVQSLDVLESSERSRIQDRRSSESLVCQPEEPGCNGLQAPELIDHWRGVILFPSSQKTLVQFILSGFHEVQDIQFVTPFESLEEMYVKKCFSLKSLGGLSNSKNLKWLKIHRCPSLQVVEGIDELEFLQWLNIDNCKSVGRILDPSSSKIPDNCRILIIGSRELPDCRTNGGCYSYNWKSYRKKILNGAEQAWNSETETVDSETETGDSLQKTNQENKEKEKEEKTE
- the LOC104455341 gene encoding disease resistance protein RPV1-like, giving the protein MDPFELLLYNSTIGSCNQHLEATNFLHLENVVVANLNGIEITKDVLDSLIKGARKLTVLTIQCNALISETPTFPEYSNLKKLTIESFKFLMKIDRSIGKLRWLTDLSFEHCRSIEKLPKQIGELQNLQCLCLSRCVRLIELPASVLKIKSLTELDVSVTKIMKLPDTIGELSNLSSLSVIGTPIVEMPSTMSKFRQLQTLHMDHCHEIQELPKLPISLTTLWLSSYSLQTVPNLSYLTNIVELLLSDGYEDTWGVIDGCGNIDT
- the LOC120294360 gene encoding TMV resistance protein N-like: MGLEGEDALKLFSRHAFNEDSPPADYCAFSKGIVDTTCGLPLALQAIGSSLFGKKREIWEEWLERLKKTPHKDVLAKLKISYDALDQNEKQIFLDIACYFAGENKTNPMYVWKDCNLYPEDAMDVLINRCMIKELDNNSLWMHDQFRDLGRAIAKNERTRLWDGDDIIHELRSTEVKYGLN
- the LOC104455324 gene encoding protein VARIATION IN COMPOUND TRIGGERED ROOT growth response-like, with translation MVENTSKHKEDGKEKVILPIFYDVKPKDVKLQTPLYKDVISNLEQEMEDRERKFSSENIKTWRESLVEVGGIKGWEVEKHSSHLKLIQAIVDEVVAKLETKRRRVTGDFVGMEDQIANIKKLLDIDSGDVRFIESTGWAVSVKQHSPRPSSTNYVLDLAETAAFLMT